The Glycine soja cultivar W05 chromosome 3, ASM419377v2, whole genome shotgun sequence genome window below encodes:
- the LOC114407754 gene encoding GDSL esterase/lipase LTL1-like — translation MVENNPARVFGSSMFLCLLVLITWNNIVVVVPQAEARAFFVFGDSLVDNGNNNYLFTTARADSYPYGIDYPTHRATGRFSNGLNIPDIISEKIGSEPTLPYLSRELDGERLLVGANFASAGIGILNDTGIQFINIIRISRQLQYFEQYQQRVSALIGPEQTQRLVNQALVLITLGGNDFVNNYYLVPFSARSRQFALPNYVVYLISEYRKILVRLYELGARRVLVTGTGPLGCVPAELAQRSRNGECAAELQEASALFNPQLVQLVNQLNSEIGSVVFISANAFESNMDFISNPQAYGFITSKVACCGQGPYNGIGLCTPASNLCPNRDVFAFWDPFHPSERANRLIVDTFMIGDSKYMHPMNLSTVLLLDATSRT, via the exons ATGGTCGAAAACAATCCAGCAAGGGTTTTTGGTTCTTCTATGTTTCTATGTTTACTTGTGTTGATCACTTGGAAcaacattgttgttgttgttccacAAGCTGAGGCTCGAGCATTCTTTGTTTTTGGTGATTCGCTAGTTGACAATGGCAACAATAACTACCTATTCACCACTGCTCGTGCCGACTCATATCCTTATGGAATTGACTATCCCACTCACAGGGCCACTGGCCGTTTCTCTAATGGCCTCAATATCCCGGACATTATCA GTGAGAAAATTGGGTCAGAACCCACACTGCCGTATCTAAGTCGCGAGCTCGATGGAGAGAGGCTACTCGTTGGTGCCAATTTTGCTTCTGCTGGGATAGGAATTCTCAATGACACTGGAATTCAGTTT ATAAACATAATCCGAATCAGCAGGCAATTACAGTACTTTGAGCAGTATCAACAAAGGGTGAGTGCACTAATTGGACCAGAGCAGACTCAACGACTGGTCAACCAAGCACTAGTACTCATAACCTTAGGTGGCAATGATTTTGTCAACAACTATTACTTGGTGCCATTCTCTGCAAGATCACGCCAATTTGCACTTCCAAACTATGTTGTATACCTTATTTCCGAGTATCGCAAAATTCTTGTG AGGCTTTATGAGTTGGGAGCAAGGCGAGTTTTGGTGACTGGAACGGGACCTTTAGGTTGCGTGCCTGCAGAACTGGCGCAGCGTAGCAGAAATGGGGAGTGTGCAGCAGAGCTGCAAGAAGCTTCTGCTTTGTTCAATCCACAACTCGTTCAGTTGGTGAATCAACTCAACTCTGAAATTGGTTCAGTTGTCTTCATTTCAGCCAATGCTTTCGAATCCAATATGGATTTTATTAGTAACCCACAAGCGTACG GTTTTATCACATCAAAAGTTGCATGCTGTGGTCAAGGACCTTACAATGGGATTGGACTGTGTACTCCGGCGTCTAACCTGTGCCCAAACAGAGATGTATTTGCATTTTGGGACCCCTTCCATCCAAGTGAGAGAGCAAACAGATTGATTGTGGACACATTCATGATTGGAGACTCCAAATACATGCACCCAATGAATCTCAGTACCGTGTTGCTTTTGGATGCAACTTCAAGGACCTAG